A window of Danaus plexippus chromosome 10, MEX_DaPlex, whole genome shotgun sequence genomic DNA:
AGGCGACGGCGGGCGTGCCGTCCGACGAGAGGGAGTCAATCGACCTGATGGTCGTTGACCTTTGCTGTCAGTAAAGCGAGGAACTCGAGCAAGGCCCGTCCACGCCCTGCAGTTGTTGCTCTGAACTTGCTCCTAACTGgaattttttgtgttaaaaatcatttcaaacaaaCGCTATTCATTGTCAGCGTTAGCAATCTCGCAATGAACTTTTCGTGACGAATGAACTGCatcaaaatgaaattgaaGAGTTTCAAGGTGCGAGATGCTATTTTAAAGATTCATCTAAGTGTTACCAAagagttacatttaaatgtaatcaaaAGCTGTTTCGTTTGTGATGGATTGTTATCAGATGTTTAAAGTTAACACGAAATAACGGCATAAGCAATGACCATACTTCTCTAATTTCACATACAGCTGGAAGCAGCCCATCAGTGGAGTTGTTGGGTGAACGTGGCGACGGAGTCGGGGCGTGTTTTGGGAGATCTCGTCCGGCCGTCATCTTGTCGTGAAGCTGTGCCAGGCGCATGCTCATTTGCCGTCTCTCTTTCTGTTCTCTTTCTCTCTCCCACTTCTTCGCACTATAACTCCTAATCGAGGATGAGCTGCTCTGCACTGAACTTAAACTTGGACGTCTCGAACctgattagattttttttattacgcatcatttttgttattgtttttatatctgaGACTAGTTTTTGTGTCTAAACAAAAGCTTATTTCAGATATAAGATTTTCAATCATACTTATTTCAGTGGTTTAActttataaggaaaatgtaaattattaaaagcaatACTTACACAAATACATTGCAACAAACATAAAAGGCAGGCCGTGTTAAATAGTGACGTTTGTCTGAAATGTAGTGTTTTGTACCATATTTtgatgaataataaatgtgtttaaaattgaGACAGTAACAGGCTTCGAGAATGGTTCAGTAAGTTAAAAATGCTCTATTCAGAAAAATCTTCGTCTAGTAGTCTTGCAccatatacttaatatataattttagctaCTCAATTAGTTGAATCAATCCAAACAAAGTGTCACAGGAATCTCATAATCGATTTGACAGCACGTGCAGTGAAGCATTTCTCATGCAGCACAAACGTGGACATACGAAAAGCGAGCGGAAAAGCGAGATGTTCGTGAAACTGAAGCTTAGTGTAACCTTGGTCCAAGACGACCTACAGTGTGCCAATTTGCTCGcgaagatattaaatatgcaGATGTGACGTAAACTGATAAATCGGTGataattttttcgtattttgagatatttttttttaagttaatgtaaatgtgtaatttttatgatgaGGAGTTTTGGGaaagtcataaaaattattagtcaCAGAATAAGCGTTGGTGCCGTATAAATGTGTTTGTCCATGTGAATAGTGTTTAGTGTAATCATAGGCTTACGCCACCTTCAGTTTCGTAGAGAGTACAAAAGCTGACAGTAGAAGAAAGAGATAAAGGACCATGGCCATCTTGCTCGCGCCACACGAAGAGCTTATTGCGTCTAGCGACTTGCACTCCACCGATCAATTCAAGCTTTAGCGGCTATTATCAGTTTACTATACGAAATACCCTTTAGCACAGAACATACTCCACATATCCTCACATTATGACTGCGGTTAGCTGTGGCTTATAAGTCATTGAAATTACcttgaatatttattcaaactcCTCCACGTGAAAAATAGTAGCTCACAATAGATAACATCTTAAAGAAAGCGTTATTATTTAGTTCTGAGAGATTCACATAACGAATTGATACGTGTTAGTGCAGTCGCAGACCGTCGCTCGGTGGCCGCTAACACCAAAACTGACATCTAACGGACACGAGCGACGTGGAACATGCGACCCCACGATGACGCTCCTCTAACGTAATGATGTTCGTTTACGTCATCGACATGATCGGAACTGTTAGACGACTTTGGAGCACGAAGGAGTTCATAggattgaataaatatatcaagaaaAACTCGCgtatattagttttgttttatatgaaaggtcaattaaatagaattttataattgtgagCTTTCCACCGTTGTATATACATCATGTTCTTATAGCTGGGAGTTGTATAGCAAGAGATGTCTAGGTCTAGCGTAATACGTTGGAGGAGGTCCGCCCGGAACGTGCATACAGGGCCGCGTACATCATCCGGATCACCTTTGGCGGCGCACTTCGGGTGCGCGCCGCCGTCCCTTACGGCCTTCAGGTGGCGCGAGATTAGCAAGATGGCCGCCGTCCGCGCCGCACCTGCCCGGGACGCCCCGCGCCGAGACTCCCGCCGAGACTCCTCCAGGGTACCGCTAGTGCAGCCGCTACGAGAAGACGCTCGGGACGAGGCGCGGGTAGCACTCAGTGTACCTCCTGCATATACATACAAGCAGATAGAAGAAGGTCAATGACCGGAAGTCTTGAATCAAATGAATCAATATGTCAGAAAAGATAATGTGtttgctatttttttcttcataatttatttttaagttcattATTCTTGCAATTAgaagaaaagtaaaacttagtcactattaatttagaaagatgttcaagaaaaaacaaatatacagaatataaaatacggCTGCCTTCGTTTCAGAGATTTCCAAATTCATATGCAttcaattaatcaaaatatttttaaaaaggaacTACTGTAATATACCGGTATCATTAAGCGAGTACAGGCAGGGCGGTGTGAGCCTGGCGTCTGCCAAGTGTGCCGGATGGTAGCGCGCCTTCGTGTACAGGTGTAGCACCATACACAACAGTCCCGCCAGAACGAAGATGCCCGACGATACTCCTAACAGCGTCGGCATATCCGCCGTCAGCAGTACCAAGTCTGCAAGATTCGAAGTACagttatagtataaaaatatattatgatggaTACTTTTAAATGCGCTACTTTGTGAAGGTTGTTGTGGTtcttaaagttaattattaataatcacCCTACGTGTCcagtaatttttcatttactagGTACATACTATTACCTGCGGGTACTTATTACGATTTCGATGGCTAAAGTGGATTAAATTCGATAGATTAAAAGTACCTTAATGGCTATCGGAAAAAAGAAGCCTTTAAAACATACCTTCAGTGCAGAAGATTCTTTGGGTGGGTCTGGAGTGTGTGGTGGTGTGGTAACCGGCATCGCACTGGCAGTACGCGTTGTGATTGATCTGCGCACAGGATGCGTGAGGGTCGAACGCCCGACAAGTCTCCTGGTAGAAACATTGCTCGCCCAGTTTCTTTGCTATTAAAaggaatgaaaaattattttctactttaCACTATTCATATAAGACATTTATATTCTCTGTATTcaattattagtaaatatttacatttgattGTTAGCGatgaaatagtaaataaatgaatgtattTACGCTTAGCGCAGCCTCTGGCGACCCCGAGCGACACGGGGTATTTAAGATCACACTGGCACGAGCTGGTTCTTGGCTCGCAGTACACGTGAAGCAGACGGGGGTTGCAAGTGAACTCGCACGGAGATCCGAGATACATACCCTTTTCTGAAAAGTACcagtttgtttaaatatatacaccaTCATGATGCTTCTTTTTTTGAAATCAATCAGACAgtccatattttatatagcatAGTCCCGAAGTTGAATTTGACGCTTCTATGAGAACCCCTTTGCCTCGGTATTAAGTAATATCTGTCTTTGTTGTAAtgtttgaaaatgtatatggCAGTCTCAAAGATCCTGTTGATTGTTTGCGttgtaaagaataaaatataataaatttagtataaCTAACGTCGTCATAAAATGATACAGATATATAACTTGTATCTTATTGTtagattcattattataaagtaccTTCTGcatttcgtatatattttgtttcatgcACAATCTGTTCAAAATACCTATCTTTCTTCACACAcgtaacaaatacattttaccAAGAATGTTTCCCGTATATTCACGTTCTGTATCCGTCGCGATCTTATGATATCGTGTTCGATCTAATAAAGTTTTTCCAAGGGTTATTTACAAAGGTTTCTTCGATCCACTACAATGAATTCGCTCGCTCGTGGAGCTTGTGAAGGTTGCATACACTACTGAAATTAATAACCTGTCAATACCATGCTAGGAAATGGTAAAATTTATCGAGCTGCTAATGATGGGATAGATCGGTTGAAATTGATGCAATAAA
This region includes:
- the LOC116766716 gene encoding uncharacterized protein LOC116766716 yields the protein MEVVALVVCALVVSAAPNATRRREAPDHDEDELDYYDEAKINISEKGMYLGSPCEFTCNPRLLHVYCEPRTSSCQCDLKYPVSLGVARGCAKPKKLGEQCFYQETCRAFDPHASCAQINHNAYCQCDAGYHTTTHSRPTQRIFCTEDLVLLTADMPTLLGVSSGIFVLAGLLCMVLHLYTKARYHPAHLADARLTPPCLYSLNDTGGTLSATRASSRASSRSGCTSGTLEESRRESRRGASRAGAARTAAILLISRHLKAVRDGGAHPKCAAKGSRRPSLSSVQSSSSSIRSYSAKKWEREREQKERRQMSMRLAQLHDKMTAGRDLPKHAPTPSPRSPNNSTDGLLPAVCEIRELGASSEQQLQGVDGPCSSSSLY